From Haemorhous mexicanus isolate bHaeMex1 chromosome 2, bHaeMex1.pri, whole genome shotgun sequence, the proteins below share one genomic window:
- the RAB9A gene encoding ras-related protein Rab-9A, which yields MAAKSSLLKVILLGDGGVGKSSLMNRYVTNKFDAQLFHTIGVEFLNKELEVDGHFVTMQIWDTAGQERFRSLRTPFYRGSDCCLLTFSVDDSQSFQNLSNWKKEFIYYADVKEPESFPFVILGNKVDIDERQVSTEEAQDWCRNNGNHPYFETSAKDATNVAAAFEEAVRRVLASEDRSDHFIQTDTVNLHRKPKPSSSCC from the coding sequence ATGGCAGCAAAATCATCACTCCTTAAAGTAATACTACTAGGAGATGGTGGAGTTGGGAAGAGTTCCCTCATGAACAGATATGTCACCAACAAGTTTGATGCACAGCTGTTTCATACAATAGGTGTGGAATTCTTAAATAAAGAGTTGGAAGTGGATGGACATTTTGTTACAATGCAGATATGGGACACAGCAGGTCAGGAACGGTTTAGGAGCTTGCGGACTCCTTTCTATAGAGGTTCTGACTGTTGCCTGCTAACCTTCAGTGTGGATGACTCTCAAAGCTTCCAAAACTTAAGCAACTGGAAGAAAGAATTCATTTATTATGCAGATGTCAAGGAGCCTGAAAGTTTTCCATTTGTGATTCTGGGTAACAAAGTTGATATCGATGAAAGGCAAGTATCTACAGAAGAAGCTCAAGACTGGTGCAGGAATAATGGCAACCATCCCTATTTTGAAACCAGTGCAAAAGATGCCACTAACGTTGCAGCAGCCTTTGAAGAAGCTGTTAGAAGAGTTCTAGCCTCTGAAGATAGATCGGATCACTTTATTCAaacagatacagtaaaccttCATCGGAAACCGAAGCCCAGCTCATCTTGTTGTTGa